A section of the Malania oleifera isolate guangnan ecotype guangnan chromosome 2, ASM2987363v1, whole genome shotgun sequence genome encodes:
- the LOC131149061 gene encoding uncharacterized protein LOC131149061 — MAGARAPVRLPVACRNFDEVVKCSDEPLTNEEGMVFGFFGEDEEPSGSSCSSGDRFDPGNSREEGDSDQNPCKENKAFWEAQGELLQATLSRASSFESRVRHATKEALRESELVGRRCVCRRSVAGGCRNCLQEEIADRLSRAGFNCTICKSKWKSSPHIPSGEHTFMEVMGANSSLKRGEVRVVIELNFRAEFEMARASEGYNRLISRLPKVFVGKAERLRALIKILCSAAKRCMKEKKMHMGPWRKHKYMQAKWLGTSEQATATPPPLAAGASDRPRKPKASVLTFDLRENLAAGVHCTPVEVV; from the exons ATGGCAGGGGCTAGAGCACCGGTGAGATTGCCGGTGGCTTGCCGGAATTTCGATGAGGTTGTCAAATGTTCCGATGAGCCACTTACAAATGAGGAGGGAATGGTTTTCGGGTTTTTCGGGGAGGACGAAGAGCCGTCGGGAAGTTCATGCAGTTCTGGTGATCGCTTCGACCCCGGCAACTCCCGTGAGGAGGGAGATTCTGATCAGAACCCTTGTAAGGAAAATAAGGCTTTCTGGGAAGCACAAGGGGAGCTTCTGCAG gCAACCTTATCGCGGGCAAGTTCTTTTGAGTCGAGAGTTAGACATGCCACAAAAGAGGCTTTGAGGGAATCGGAGCTGGTGGGCAGACGTTGTGTGTGTCGGCGGTCGGTGGCCGGTGGCTGCCGGAATTGCTTGCAAGAAGAAATTGCCGATCGCCTCAGCCGTGCCGGTTTCAACTGCACCATTTGCAAGTCCAAATGGAAGAGCTCACCACATATTCCTTCAG GGGAGCACACTTTTATGGAAGTGATGGGAGCTAATTCAAGCTTGAAAAGGGGGGAGGTGAGAGTGGTCATAGAACTGAATTTTCGAGCTGAGTTTGAGATGGCGAGAGCTAGCGAAGGTTACAACCGACTAATCAGTCGGCTACCAAAGGTGTTCGTCGGAAAAGCAGAGAGGCTACGAGCTCTGATCAAGATTCTGTGCTCGGCAGCGAAGAGGTGCATGAAGGAGAAGAAGATGCACATGGGTCCTTGGAGAAAGCACAAGTACATGCAAGCCAAGTGGCTTGGCACGTCTGAGCAAGCAACAGCGACACCGCCGCCGCTGGCGGCCGGAGCTTCTGACCGGCCGAGAAAGCCCAAAGCCTCCGTGCTAACTTTTGATTTGAGGGAGAACTTGGCCGCCGGCGTCCACTGTACCCCGGTTGAAGTCGTGTGA